Part of the Caulifigura coniformis genome, CCGGTGCATAGAAACCCATCGGCTGGGCATTGAGGATCGCCGCCAAGAACGCATCGGGGAAATAACACTTGAGCCAGGACGAGACGTAGACGAGCAGCGCAAATGACGCGGCGTGGCTTTCCGGGAAGCCGTAGCTTCCGAACCCTTCGAGCTGCCGGTACAGGCGCTCGGCATAGTCCGCGTCATAGCCCTTCATCAGCATGCCGGCGATGAGCTTGGTCTTGAACGGACCCAGGCCCCCTTTTCTCTTCCACGCCGCCATCGCCCTTCGGAGTTGGTCCGACTCGCCTGGCGTGAAGCCCGCCGCGACGACGGCCAGCTTCATGGCCTGTTCCTGGAAGAGCGGCACGCCCAGCGTCTTGCTCAGCACACGCTCAACCTCCCTGCTGGGATAGGTGATCTTCTCCTCGCCGCAGCGGCGCTTGAGATAGGGATGCACCATGTCGCCCTGAATGGGCCCCGGCCTGACAATCGCCACTTCGATCACCAGGTCGTAGAACTCTTTGGGCTTGAGCCGCGGCAGCATCGCCATCTGAGCCCGGGATTCGATCTGGAAGACGCCGAGCGTATCTGCCCGCTGGATCATCCGGTACACGGCCGCATCTTCCTTCGGCACGTTCGCGAGCGTCAGCTCTCGTCCATAAGTGTGTTCGATGAGCTGGAACGCCTTCCGAATCGCGGTCAGCATTCCGAGCGCCAGGCAATCCACTTTCAGGATGCCCAGTTCGTCCAGGTCATCCTTATCCCATTGGATGACCGTCCTGCCCGGCATGCTCGCATTCTCAATGGGGACCAGTTCGCAGAGCGGCCGATGCGACAGCACCATGCCGCCCACGTGCTGGCTGAGGTGTCGCGGAAAGCCCAGGAGATCCTTCAGCAGAAACTTGAACTGCCGCATGATCCGGGAGCCCGGATCGACGCCGGCCTCGTGGAAGCGCCGGTCAAAGGTGCTGGCATCCTCGGCATAATGCTCCATCACTCCGGCCATCCGGCCGGCCTGGTCGAGCGACATGCCCATGGCTTTGCCGATGTCGCGGACGGCCGAGCGATGCCTGTAGGTGATGAGTTCGGCCGTCATGCCCGCCCGTTCGCGGCCGTATTTCTCGTAGACGTACTGGATCACTTCCTCGCGGCGTTCATGCTCGAAGTCGATATCGATGTCGGGCGCTTCGCCGCGTTCTTTGGAGATGAACCGCTCGAACAGCACGTCGATCTGCTCGGGATCGACCGAGGTCACTTCCAGGCAGTAACACACCACCGAATTGGCGGCCGAGCCCCGCCCCTGGCAGAGAATGTTCCGACTGCGGGCGAACCGCACGAGGTCCCACACGGTGAGGAAATAGGCCTCGTATCTCAACTCGGCGATGAGCGCGAGTTCATGTTCCAGCAGGGTCCGCACCTTGTCCGGGATCCCATCGGGATAACGTTGGCGGGCGCCCTCCCAGCTCAGTTTCGCCAGATGCTCTCTCGGGGTGACGCCGCGAGGACACAGTTCCTCCGGATAGTCGTATCGCAGCTCGTCGAGGCTGAAATGGCAGCGGCCGGCGATCTCCAGCGTCCGTTCAATCGCCTCTGGCGCGGCCGCAAAGAGCTGCCGCATCTGGCCCGAGGATTTCAGGTGCCGCTCGGCATTGGGGAAAATGCGGGGGCCCAGTTCAGAGACCTTGCAGCGGTGCCGGATCGCAGTGAGGACATTCTGCAGATAGCAGCGTTTCGGGTCGTGATAATGCACGTCGTTGCTGGCGACGAGCGGCAGATGCGTCGCCCGCGACAGCTCCTGAAACCGCTCCAGCCGCCAGGCATCGTCCGGACCGTGATGCAATTCGCCGAACAGGTACCCGCGATCGCCGAAGATGTCGTGGCAGAAGGAGAGCGGCGACGTGTCTTCACTCAGTGGTGACGACACCGCCAGGCCGA contains:
- a CDS encoding error-prone DNA polymerase gives rise to the protein MPELPREKERPYVTVSPHLAASAGSGIPYAELHCKTNFSFLEGASHPDELVNRATELDYAALAITDRNSVAGVVRAHAAAKRTGLTLLIGAEIAPQDGPSLVLLATDRSAYANLCRLLTLGCRRTKKGECLLSLDDVANHADGLLGLAVSSPLSEDTSPLSFCHDIFGDRGYLFGELHHGPDDAWRLERFQELSRATHLPLVASNDVHYHDPKRCYLQNVLTAIRHRCKVSELGPRIFPNAERHLKSSGQMRQLFAAAPEAIERTLEIAGRCHFSLDELRYDYPEELCPRGVTPREHLAKLSWEGARQRYPDGIPDKVRTLLEHELALIAELRYEAYFLTVWDLVRFARSRNILCQGRGSAANSVVCYCLEVTSVDPEQIDVLFERFISKERGEAPDIDIDFEHERREEVIQYVYEKYGRERAGMTAELITYRHRSAVRDIGKAMGMSLDQAGRMAGVMEHYAEDASTFDRRFHEAGVDPGSRIMRQFKFLLKDLLGFPRHLSQHVGGMVLSHRPLCELVPIENASMPGRTVIQWDKDDLDELGILKVDCLALGMLTAIRKAFQLIEHTYGRELTLANVPKEDAAVYRMIQRADTLGVFQIESRAQMAMLPRLKPKEFYDLVIEVAIVRPGPIQGDMVHPYLKRRCGEEKITYPSREVERVLSKTLGVPLFQEQAMKLAVVAAGFTPGESDQLRRAMAAWKRKGGLGPFKTKLIAGMLMKGYDADYAERLYRQLEGFGSYGFPESHAASFALLVYVSSWLKCYFPDAFLAAILNAQPMGFYAPAQLVSDARQHGVAVHPVDVNASSWECTLEKPAGSGQAAVRLGFCMVSGMPAKAVEQIMAARSSGPFRSLAEFRQRTHLGRPVLARLAQADAFGSLQLDRRQGYWQALEQAASGPLEFQADDAPTPPLGQMHAWDHVLADYRTTGLSLRNHPLTFLRHELDNLGVTPSSGLADWPEDRRVKVAGLVLLRQRPGTASGITFCTLEDECGHVNLLVHAGTWERFHKPARTSRLMLARGMVQRQHGVIHVIVDRIEDLSGWIESALPKSRDFR